From Rhinatrema bivittatum chromosome 5, aRhiBiv1.1, whole genome shotgun sequence, the proteins below share one genomic window:
- the FBXL3 gene encoding F-box/LRR-repeat protein 3, translated as MKRGRKASDTNRSSSMEERGEVSKRQKTTEESLQNSESCDWGNLLPDIILQIFQYLPLLDRAHASQVCRNWNQVFHMPDLWRCFEFDLNQPATSYLKATHPDLIKQIIKRHSNHLQYVSFKVDSSKESAEAACDILSQLVNCSLKTLGLISTARPSFMDLPKSHFISALTVVFVNSKSLSSLKIDDTPVDDPSLKVLVANNSDTLKLLKMSSCPHVSPAGILCVADQCHGLRELALNYYLLSDELLLALSSEKHVRLEHLRIDVVSENPGQTHFHTIQKSSWDALIKHSPKVNLVMYFFLYEEEFDPFFRYETPVTHLYFGRSVSKEVLGRVGMTCPRLVELVVCANGLRPLDKELIRIAERCKNLTAIGLGECEVSCSAFVEFVKMCGGRLSQLSIMEEVLIPDQKYNLEQIHWEVSKYLGRVWFPDMMPTW; from the exons atgaaaaggggaaggaaagctAGTGACACTAACAGGAGCTCGTCgatggaagagagaggagaagttTCAAAGAGACAGAAGACTACAGAAGAATCTTTGCAAAACTCTGAAAGTTGTGATTGGGGTAATCTGCTGCCTGACATTATCCTGCAGATTTTTCAGTACCTGCCTCTTCTTGATCGTGCTCATGCATCACAAGTGTGCCGAAACTGGAACCAAGTGTTCCATATGCCTGATCTTTGGAGATGCTTTGAATTTGATTTAAATCAACCTGCCACATCTTATCTGAAAGCTACACACCCAGACTTGATTAAGCAGATAATAAAGAGGCATTCAAATCATCTGCAATATGTGAGCTTCAAG GTGGACAGCAGCAAGGAATCAGCTGAAGCTGCCTGCGACATTTTGTCACAACTTGTAAATTGCTCTTTAAAAACACTTGGACTTATTTCAACAGCTCGACCAAGCTTTATGGATTTACCAAAG TCACATTTTATCTCTGCACTGACAGTGGTGTTTGTGAATTCAAAATCACTCTCCTCACTGAAGATAGACGATACGCCTGTGGATGATCCATCATTGAAAGTCCTAGTGGCTAACAACAGTGACACACTCAAGCTGCTAAAAATGAGCAGCTGTCCTCATGTTTCTCCTGCAG GTATCCTTTGTGTGGCTGACCAGTGTCATGGCTTACGAGAGCTAGCCTTGAACTACTATCTGTTAAGTGATGAGCTGCTGCTTGCTTTGTCATCTGAGAAACACGTCAGGCTGGAGCATCTTAGGATTGATGTAGTCAGTGAAAATCCAGGACAGACTCATTTCCACACAATTCAGAAAAGCAGCTGGGATGCCCTTATCAAGCATTCTCCAAAAGTGAACTTGGTCATGTACTTTTTCCTGTATGAAGAGGAATTTGACCCCTTTTTTCGCTACGAAACACCAGTCACACACTTATACTTTGGGAGGTCAGTCAGCAAAGAAGTACTTGGCCGTGTAGGGATGACCTGCCCTCGGTTAGTCGAGTTGGTTGTGTGTGCTAATGGACTGCGGCCATTGGATAAAGAGCTTATTCGCATTGCGGAGCGCTGTAAGAATCTGACTGCAATTGGATTGGGTGAATGTGAGGTCTCCTGCAGTGCCTTTGTGGAGTTTGTGAAGATGTGTGGTGGCCGCCTGTCTCAGTTGTCTATAATGGAAGAAGTGTTGATTCCTGACCAAAAGTACAACTTGGAGCAGATTCACTGGGAAGTGTCAAAATATCTTGGTAGAGTCTGGTTCCCAGACATGATGCCCACTTGGTaa